From a region of the Rhinolophus sinicus isolate RSC01 linkage group LG04, ASM3656204v1, whole genome shotgun sequence genome:
- the CDKN2B gene encoding cyclin-dependent kinase 4 inhibitor B, producing MREEDKGLIGGSDGDAGLASAAARGQVEIVRQLLEAGADPNRVNCFGRRPIQVMMIGSARVAELLLLHGADPNCADPTTLARPVHDAAWEGFLDTLVVLHRAGARLDVRDAWGRLPVDLAEQRGHRDIARYLRAAAGD from the exons ATGCGGGAGGAGGACAAGGGCCTGATCGGTGGTAGCGACGGTGATGCGGGCCTGGCCAGCGCCGCGGCGCGGGGGCAAGTGGAAATCGTGCGGCAGCTCCTGGAAGCCGGTGCGGATCCCAACAGAGTCAACTGCTTCGGGAGGCGCCCGATCCAG GTCATGATGATAGGCAGCGCCCGCGTGGCCGAGCTGCTGCTGCTCCACGGCGCGGACCCCAACTGCGCAGACCCCACCACCCTCGCGCGACCGGTGCACGACGCCGCCTGGGAGGGCTTTCTGGACACGCTGGTGGTGCTACACCGAGCGGGGGCGCGTCTGGATGTGCGCGATGCCTGGGGCCGCCTGCCGGTGGACCTAGCGGAGCAGAGGGGCCACCGTGATATTGCCCGGTACCTGCGCGCTGCTGCGGGAGACTGA